CCGCTTGCAAAGGCAGCCAGGTCGCCGGGTGCGCCGCCGTGGGGCAAACAGCCATTGCCAGCGAGGTCCGCGTGTCTTAACGTTGAGCGGACCGACTCTTTCGTCCTTGCACGATGCTCGACCCGACTGACGATCCATCTCCCTTCCATTTGCGCAAGGCCAGCATGGACGACTTCTCGTTCGCCGAGGCGCTGACGCGCAACAACATGGGCGGGTACTACCGCCGGCATCACCTCGTGTGGCGCAGCGATCTGTTTCTGGCGAGCTGGCGGGAGTCGGAAAATTTCATTCTCGAAGCGGACGGCGAGCGGATCGGCGTGTTGCGCATCACCGAAGAGGGTGACTCGCTGCATATCCGCGACGTGCAGATCGCCGAGGGGCATCGGCGGCGCGGCGCGGGAACCTATCTGCTGAATACCTCGCACCGTTGGGCGCGCGCCCGCGGTCTCTCCGAACTGCAACTGCGCGTATTCGTCGACAACCCTGCGGCGCGACTCTATCAACGGATGGGCTACCGGCTCGCCGGCCCACGACTCGCGCAGCTCGGCTCGATCCGGCACATGGCCCGGCGCGTCTGAGGACGTTGCGGGCGCATCGACTGCGTACTTCCGCTCGTCGCGGCAGCCCATTTGATCAACGCTGTTCGTCCTGATCGTCGTCTTCGTCCCGCTCCCGTTCGTCACGCCTATGCTCCGCGCCTCGCACCATGAATGCCCGTGGACTTTCGCCGAACGCGCGCCGGAACATCGCGGAAAACGCACTCTGACTCTGGTAGCCCAGCTCCCGCGCGACGTGCGACAGCGGCCGCCCCTGACTGAGCAAGGGGATCGCGCGAGCCAGCACGGCTTGCTGACGCCATTGCGAAAAGCTCACCCCAAGTTCCTGACGAAAAAGCCGCGCGATGGTGCGCGTGCTCGCACCCGCCGTCGACGCCCATCGCTCCAGTGACTCCGTATTCGCGGGATCGGCCAGCACCGCCTCGCACAACGCACGCAGACGTTTTTCCGTCGGCATGGGCACGGATAGCGGCAGAGGCTGCGACCGGGTGATTTCGTCGAGCGCCAGCGAGCCGAGCAGGCGTTCGCGGTCGGGTGGCAAGCCGGGCGTGTCCAGCGAGGCAATGACCTCGCGCAGCAGCCCCGAGACTTCGACGACCCGGCACGCGTCCAGTCCCGGCGGCACGACCGTCTCGTTGACATAAAGCGTGCGCAGAAAGGCCTCTTCGACGATGGTCACTTCGTGCAGCACGTACGGCGGCACCCAGATTGCGCGCGACGGCGGCACCATCCACGTCGTGCCGGACGTGCCCACCCGCAGTACGCCGCGCGACGCATACGCGACTTGCGCCCACGCGTGGGTGTGCCGCGCGATGCGCACGCCAGCCGGCATGGGCCGCGAGCGCACGCGGATAGGATGCGTCGGGGTGGGCGCGAACTCCGGCGGAATGTCGGCGAAATCGACGCGTGTCGACATTTCGGCGGACGCATTTATGGCGGGCGGCGTCGCGCGGGTAGTGGATGGGGCGGCTTCAGTCATGGCGTAGCGGAGTGGGCGGCAGCGAATCTGCCGTATGACGCTTGTCATTGTAGGGTCGTGCAGGTCATCCGAACATTGGCCGAATGGACGATGCGACATCGAAAAGATGGCACGGCATAATGCTCCCGATTCCTTTCGTCAACGGGAGAAGCTCATGAACTTTGCCACAGCCGACTTGTGCGACGCGCACGAAGATCAGCTCGCCGCCGGCACGTTGCGCGTGCTCGATCCCGTCTTCAGCCGTTTCGGGCGCGCGTCATGTTTCGGCGGCGAGGCTGTCACGCTCAAGGTGTTCGAAGACAACACGCTGGTGCGCGCCACGCTCGAAGAAAAGGGCGCAGGCCGTGTGCTGGTGATCGACGGAGGCGGCAGTCTGCGTTGCGCGCTGGTCGGCGGCAATCTGGGCAAGCTTGCCGAGAAGAATGGCTGGGCAGGCATCGTCGTGTTCGGTTGCGTGCGCGACGTGCTCGAACTGAACGAATGCAACATCGGCATCGTCGCTCTCGCGACCCATCCGCAGCGCAGCGAGAAGCGCGGCGGCGGAGAGCGCGATGTGCCCGTGCGTTTGCCCGGCTCGGCCGTGCGGCCGGGCGAATGGGTGTATGCCGACGGCGACGGGGTGCTGGCGGCGAGCGCACCGCTCATGTAAGGCGTCGCGTCATGAATGGATGGTGTCTGAACGGAGAGTAGTGAACTGATGCAAAACGTCTTTGTATATGGCACGTTGCGTGCCGGTGAGATCAATGACATTGGCGCGGCGGCGGCGCGTAACGACATCGCTTCGCCGACGCTGGTCGGCCCGGCGACCTTGCGCGGTCGTTTGTTCGATTTCGGCGCGTACCCGGGCCTGGTGCCCGATGACGCCGGCGTGCACGTGCGCGGCGACGTCTACGCGATCGACGACGAACTCGTCGCCGTGCTCGATGAGATCGAGCAGGTGTATCCGGGCATCGAGGGGCTGTTCATGCCGCGTGAAGTGACCGTCGACGTCCAAGGCACGCCCGTCACGTGCCGTTACTATCCCGTGCAGCGGGACGCTGTCAAAGGACTGCCGGAGATACGCAGCGGCGATTGGGTCGAGCATCGGCGTTCGAACGGGCGCTAAGGGCCGCGCCGCAATCGGCAGGACGCAGTCGATAAAAGAATGGCCCAGCAGGCATGACGCCCGCCAGGCCATCCCGGTCGGTCAACCATCGAGCAGTGGTGCTGCTCAGAGTTCTTCGTAAAGCGGCAGCGTCAGGAACTCGGTGAAATTCTCCGACGTCGACATGTCGCTGAAGATCTGCGCGGCGCGATCGTACGGCTTCGTATCGCCAGTAATCGCGGCCTTGACCTTGTCGAGTTCCTGCGCCGTCAGTTCGCGCACGAGTCCGGCCGTCACCTTGCGGCCATCGTCGAGCTTACCCTTCGGCGAGCGGATCCACTGCCAGACCTGCGAGCGCGAGATTTCCGCCGTCGCCGCGTCTTCCATCAGGTTGTGAATGGGGACGCAGCCATTGCCCGCGAGCCACGAGCCGAGGTAGTGGATGCCGACGTTGATGTTGTTGCGCAGTCCTGCCTCGGTGATGGGCGCTTCCGGACG
This is a stretch of genomic DNA from Paraburkholderia caribensis. It encodes these proteins:
- a CDS encoding GNAT family N-acetyltransferase, with translation MLDPTDDPSPFHLRKASMDDFSFAEALTRNNMGGYYRRHHLVWRSDLFLASWRESENFILEADGERIGVLRITEEGDSLHIRDVQIAEGHRRRGAGTYLLNTSHRWARARGLSELQLRVFVDNPAARLYQRMGYRLAGPRLAQLGSIRHMARRV
- a CDS encoding AraC family transcriptional regulator; protein product: MSTRVDFADIPPEFAPTPTHPIRVRSRPMPAGVRIARHTHAWAQVAYASRGVLRVGTSGTTWMVPPSRAIWVPPYVLHEVTIVEEAFLRTLYVNETVVPPGLDACRVVEVSGLLREVIASLDTPGLPPDRERLLGSLALDEITRSQPLPLSVPMPTEKRLRALCEAVLADPANTESLERWASTAGASTRTIARLFRQELGVSFSQWRQQAVLARAIPLLSQGRPLSHVARELGYQSQSAFSAMFRRAFGESPRAFMVRGAEHRRDERERDEDDDQDEQR
- the rraA gene encoding ribonuclease E activity regulator RraA, yielding MNFATADLCDAHEDQLAAGTLRVLDPVFSRFGRASCFGGEAVTLKVFEDNTLVRATLEEKGAGRVLVIDGGGSLRCALVGGNLGKLAEKNGWAGIVVFGCVRDVLELNECNIGIVALATHPQRSEKRGGGERDVPVRLPGSAVRPGEWVYADGDGVLAASAPLM
- a CDS encoding gamma-glutamylcyclotransferase family protein — translated: MQNVFVYGTLRAGEINDIGAAAARNDIASPTLVGPATLRGRLFDFGAYPGLVPDDAGVHVRGDVYAIDDELVAVLDEIEQVYPGIEGLFMPREVTVDVQGTPVTCRYYPVQRDAVKGLPEIRSGDWVEHRRSNGR